Below is a genomic region from Argopecten irradians isolate NY chromosome 14, Ai_NY, whole genome shotgun sequence.
tTTGTTCTGGATGTTTACTTTTATCACCAATACTGGTggagattacttacactcagatGTGTTCTGGATGTTTACTTTTGTCACCAATACTGGTGGAGATTACTTACACTGAGATGTATTCTGGATAATTTCTTTGTCACCAATACTGGAggagattacttacactcagatgtgttctgggtgttttcttttgtcaccaatactggtggagattacttacactcagatTTGTTCTGGATGTTTACTTTTATCACCAATACTGGTggagattacttacactcagatgtgttctggatgttttcttttgtcaccaatactggtggagatttatacactcagatgtgttctgggtgttttattttgtccccaatactggtggagattacttacactcaTATGTGTTCTGgatgttttattttgtcaccaatactggtggagattacttacactcagatgtgttctgggtgttttattttgtcacaAATACTGGTAgagattacttacactcagatGTGTTCTGGGTGTTTTCTATTGTCACCAATATTGGTggagattacttacactcagatgtgttctggatgttttcttttgtcaccaatactggtggagattacttacactcagatgtgttctttgtgttttcttttgtcaccaatactggttgagattacttacactcagatGTGTTCTGGGTGTTTTCTTTTGTCACCAATACTGGTAGAGATTACTTACACTTAGATGTGTTTTGGATGCTTTCCTTTTATCACCAATACTGGTGGAGATTACACTCAGATGTGTTCTGTGTGTTTACTTTTATCACCAATACTGGTAgagattacttacactcagatgtgttctggttgttttattttgtcacCAATACTGGTGGAGATTACTTATACTCAGATGTGTTCTGGGTGTTTTCTTTTGTCACCTGAGTGTAAGTGATCTCCACCAGTATCTGAGTGTAAGTGATCTCCACCAGTATTGGTGACAAAGAAAACACCCAGAACACatctgagtgtaagtaatctTCACCAGTATTAATGACAAAAGAAAACACCCAGAACACatctgagtgtaagtaatctccACCAGTATTGGTGACAAAAGAAAACATCCAGGACACATATGAGTTTAAGTAATCTCCACCGGTATTGATGTCAAAAGAAAACACACAGAACAAatctgagtgtaagtaatctccACCAGTATTGGTGACAAAGAAAACACCCAGAACACatctgagtgtaagtaatctccACCAGTATTGGTGATAAAAGTTAATATCCAAAACACatctgagtgtaagtaatctccaccagtattggtgataaaagaaaaaaacaagcacacatctgagtgtaagtaatctccACCAGTATTGGTGACAAAAGAAATATCCACAACatctgagtgtaagtaatctccaccagtattgatgacaaaagaaaacacccagaacacatctgagtgtaagtaatctccACCAGTATTGGTGAACAAAAGTAAACATCCAGAACACatctgagtgtaagtaatctccACCAGTATTGGTGACAAAAGAAAACACCCAGTACACatctgagtgtaagtaatctccaccagtattggtgacaaaataaaacatcCAGAACACATAtgagtgtaagtaatctccaccagtattggtgacaaaagaaaacacccagaacacatctgagtataagtaatctccaccagtattggtgacaaaataaaacaaccagaacacatctgagtgtaagtaatctcTACCAGTATTGGTGATAAAAGTAAACACACAGAACACATCTGAGTGTAGTAATCTCCACCAGTATTGGTGATAAAAGGAAAGCATCCAAAACACATCTAAGTGTAAGTAATCTCAACCAGTATTGgtgacaaaagaaaacattcAGAACAGatctgagtgtaagtaatctTCACCAATATTGGTGACAAAAGAAAACACCCAGAACACatctgagtgtaagtaatctctaccagtattggtgacaaaataaaacatcCAGAACACATCCGAGTGTAAGTAATCTCCACCAGTATTGgtgacaaaataaaacaaccaaaacacatctgagtgtaagtaatctccACCAGTATTGGTGATAAAAGGAAAGCATCCAAAACACATCTAAGTGTAAGTAATCTCTACCAGTATTGGTGACAAAAGAAAACACCCAGAACACatctgagtgtaagtaatctcaaccagtattggtgacaatAGAAAACACCCAGAACACatctgagtgtaagtaatctccaccagtattggtgacaaaagaaaacatccagaacacatctgagtgtaagtaatctccaccaatattggtgacaaaagaaaacacccagaacacatctgagtgtaagtaatctcTACCAGTATTGgggacaaaataaaacacccagaacacatctgagtgtaagtaatctccaccagtattggggacaaaataaaacatccagaacacatctgagtgtataaatctccaccagtattggtgacaaaagaaaacacccagaacacatctgagtgtaagtaatctccACCAGTATTGGGGACAAAATAAAACATCCAGAACACATCTGAGTGTATAAATCTCCACCAGTATTGGTGACAAAAGAAAACATCCAGAACACATATGAGTGTAAGTAATCTCTACCAGTATTGATGTTAAAAGAAAACACACAGAACAAatctgagtgtaagtaatctccACCAGTATTGGTGACAAAGAAAACACCCAGGTTATTTGTAATCTTATTTTAAGTCCATATTGatgtcatcctcaatactccaggttACTATTATTATCTAAAACCCATccttgttatatgttatagaGAAATGGAAGGCATTTCAGGACAAAAAATGACCAGTCACAGGCCTTCCTTTAAATACTTACAGAAACTTAACTTTACAGACATACAGCTTCCATTGTTAGATTCATTTGATGTCaatcaaaggaccaaattacCTCTTTCATCTGTTTTTACTACATTGATAGTAACCCCAGGAATATTGAGGGTGACCCCTAAATTATCATTGTCAAACTCAAGGCATGTTAGGAGAAAAAAAAGCTGACCAATCACAAGCCTACAGAGATTCCCTTTAGGGATTACAgagtgacgcccaacttcaaaaccATACAGTTCGTTGTAATTGAATTCTTTTGATACACGTCAAAGAAACAAACTAACCGTCACATTTAATCTGTTGTTGCAAACAGAAGTTCAGTTttgttatataagatatagtccaggggtgtacaGTGATAGGTACCCCTGGGATATTTGGCTGATAGTTAATTCAACTTCCTAAGCCGGTCATTTTGACCTCAACTCTAAAATTAAtgacccactacctttccagagcaaaacgtaaaggtttcttaaaggcccactacctttccggagcaaaatttaaaggtttcttaaaaacattaataacaaaagaaaatatacatcgatggcttaagatgaggttacaacaccaaatatatgcaaaatttcctgtctaatgtacgataacagtagagattcatttcgctgttttgctgtctaGCGCAGTGATAGttaactaccgcgcggcatttaggacgacggcgggaaacataaaacgacccgcgttatgaaaattaacattttatttattctaattaaacagttctgaaggtgatgataagtgtgctagtaaacgtatagttaataacttctgcgactctacaaaattattgatctcgttttacattcctattttaaaaattaaaagccgtttcggaaaggtagtggccctttaagggTCAAATAACGATATACGTATAATTAAGTCTTTTAGCTTATGTAGGTCAGACATACACTGTCGAAGACAATTGACTCCGTATTGAATTGAACACGTGATCATTATCATGACCCTAAAATAACTCATTAGTCTCATTAATGAGGTTGCCACTGTCAATGCGGCTGAAATTGGGtactaattttttttaatataacgACATTCAACTACACGGGCACTGGTTAAGCcgtagaacgaataatcataccctgccttcagaaatcttccgtccgtcgttcagagctacgtcatcgcagctagtTAAGCCGGTGCATGATAGCTGTTGGACTTCACAGCTGAAATATCCGTAACCATGAATCCATAGGTTCAATTTGACAGTGATGCCACCGGTAGGTCggcattttttctttttttttctttattgtcTTTCACTCTTAAATAATGGCCAGTACCGGAATCTGAGATCGAAATCGcgacttttaaatttttttttccgtagaaaagtggaaaaagattagggtcgggggtaaaaaaatagggtcggtcgggtaactctaaacagacatattattttgtttggcCTTATGAATATGGCACTTAAATTTTGTGCCACAACGTTGTTAAAACACCGGTGTTCAAGTAgttcaatgtgtttgagattgtcgtctgacttgacgatattacatccttagGAGCCATGGTGACTACCACTGCGCAAAAACAACACGTAGGAAATGTtacatttgtttgatgttgtagcCTCACCTTAGGccatctatatattttttttcttgttttattattggtttttttttaagattttttttttttttgaaaggtAGTGTCCTTCAACACCAACATTGATTTACATAGAAAAAATGAGACCATACGTTTTAGACTGACCAGAAGTTAAATTTTGcagattttagattttaagaaatggcaaatttaatgtttataatCAACTTATAGGATTGGTTGCCGTAGTTTGTGTGCTAAATAAGATCAATGCACGGGCATTTGCAGACTAAAAAGATAATCTGTGTCTTGGTAATAATAGGCCTATAATATACACGTACAggtaacaataataaaaaaaacgttTACATAATAAAGACAGAATTAATCCTACtttcaaaagtaaatttcaTGGGGGAAAATTGTTATTTAACTTCAATTTACattcttatttaattttgacaCCTGATTATCAGCTATAATGCATGCCAATGTATGTATAAGGAACGATAACTCTCACTAGCTATATAGACTGATCCTCTTCTGTTCGAACGCACCCTAGCTACATAGGGGGAGTGTATTCCTGACGGAAGAAGGCGGGAGTTTTAATCGTGTTGTCCTAAGGGATCTCACACAGGTTTGATAGTATGATCGCTATTTTTGTTTTGGCATATATTAGACAATTCCATTATAAATCAATTCGACCTATACTCATACCTCCTATTAGTGATGAACATAAAtccaatttatttttaacaaaaaccCAGTGCAAATATCGGCTGAGTAACATTTTTGCACTGGGGATTGACGATTGTCGAAAATATTCATTCTTTCCAGATTGTCGAAAATATTCATTCTTTCCACGAACAACTTTAGACTGGAACAAACTCTCTTTTGACACGACCAAAACTACCACCTTAGAACaattcaaaaacattaaaataaaaacacccCCTGACATAGCACACGCTCCGATATCAACATAATCTTCAACACAATGAAGGAGGTTGATAACCTGGTAGATGTAGATGTACTAGGCCCTACAGGCTACAGTAGGCCTACTGTATAAGTTTAAAGTCAGCTTCAACTTTTCAACTGTTCAAGAACTATAAAAAAATACGCAGTGATAAATACCTCTAGATTTACTATGTTGAATTTATCGCTTTTCATTTTGTTGACACCGCCAACGTTAATTTTGATGATTCATGTTATTAAACTACATTTCTTCAATCCCCAGATCTACATAATTCAATTATAAAGATTCAATATCGAAGCTGTAATGAGTTCCAAAGCAAGAAAACAAAGTACGGCTAAAAGTGTCCCAGAACAGTGTGATGAATGGCTCACAACCAGGAACAAAAGGAAGGTTTGTATTAAGACAAAATAATATCCAAATGTGATTTATATCATAGTATATGACTAAATAAGTTAGATCCTTATATTGtacaattatggccctctgtggagggatacatctagaattgcctccctggaaagagttatttttctCGAGGGCGAAGATGTATCCCGGCATAtaggacataattattttattatgctgaaaaaattaaaagaaaaaaatctctggTAAATAACCTCATGAAAATATTTCCAAACAACAACATTGCTAAATTTGTTGGGCTGCAAAAAATAAGCAACAGAGCTAGCGGTGTCATGGTTGGTGACGTACGTTACAGACGACTTACAGAcgacgtcaacttccggtcacaTGAAGAGCTTccaaggggttatttccctcgccttccaATTCTGGGGAAatatctaacttattcaatgttttaaaatgatcCAATTTAATCCAATCataacattctaaatgaaagtgaggtataatGAGATAATTTATTTCACTTTCTGCAGTGAAATGTATGGTTTTACAGTGAACCTAATGACGAAAATGATGTCATATTCTTGTGTAGAAATATGATGTTATGCCCACGAAAATAAGATGTAACAATCACAAGGGCAATTAACTCTTACAATACAATGGTGGAATAACCTTTTGCGGAACTAATAGTGATGTTCTTCTGTAAATGGAAGTGAGAAaacaattgtaataaatagaatatttattgtttcttgatgaataccagtaatatttcatctcgtAAGTTAGTAACTTTGATATTTTCCACTGAAATATCAGTTTCCACCTCattgatgaaatattactggtattcattaagaaacaaggaatatcctctatgTATCGATTGCAGTAAGTATCAGACTAAATCAGATCCTAATGTGATAAAATGTTGATAGCTACATGTTGCCTAAAGATGTCTCCAaagataattatttataattaatcacACATGTTTGCATGTGTCTATATAAATAGGCATTTATTCTTTTTTGTCATACTGCATTGTGCATTTATTCTTTAAATCCTATTTTATCAGGCAACTCCATTGCAAAGACCCATTAAAAAGCACAAGGCCTATTCAGCTCCACTGAAGGAGACGACAAGAGAAAACCAACTGTTCTTACTGACCCAGAACTCTCCTCCTCCGCCTCAACTCAAAACCTGTACAAAGCAGAGTGATATCACGTCCTTCTTCATGTCACCCAATCTGACAGgtatctatatattattatatatgtatgtctaaaaCTATCTTTGAGTCATTATtagttttattgttttcaaaaaaatatatgatgttacgctcacaattaagtacatatgtataaatgtaatttaaGATGGAGTGTTGAAAGATTTCAACAAGTCTGATTTTACACTGTCGTCTATCACATTAAGGCTGATGAAGCTACTATAAATGTGTTAAATAACTGTTcatatcagaaaataaaatcaacTTGTTATAAAGTAAATTGacatacttacatgtatgtataatgctATTTTAAGTATAACCTGCCATATCACAAAATTTAAATACTGGTACTCTGTTTCAGGTCCCCCTGATAAGGACAAATTCCCAGTGCGATCACTTTTTGAAGACGAGACATCCAATGATGTAGTCTGTTTTTCTGATGATTCAGAATACGACAACCAAAAAGAGAACCATTCGTTTGAGTACGACGAGTCCGTCAGGTTCCACATAGATAAGGGAGATTACTCTTCAAAGAAATGTGTCAAAGACAGAAAAATTGATGATATTACATGCTTATCAACTGAAAAGAAACACAACTTCACAGAACAgagttttaaattaaaaagtaaTACATCAAGAGATTTGattaacaaagaaaatattgtgaGAAGGTCTCCCATAAACTCCAATCGTGTTCAGATTTCTACTAGACTTATGGAGGACATTAACCTGGAATTGGAAGAGCAAGAAGGCAGCTCATCcaacaaaattgaaagaaaCACTCATGAAGTAATAGTACAAGACAATAAAAGATCTGAAGTCAAACAAAAATTAACTTGTGATAGATTTACGTGTCAAGTTTGCAGTGATGATGAATCGGAGAGTCTGGACTTTTCTTGTGGTCATCACCACCGTTTTGGAAAGGAGAGTTACCAATCAGGTAGCTCACAGCTTATTAACTCGGAGGAAGCCGATCAAGAGCTGGACAATTTCTCTTTGTCATTCAATACACAGTATAATACATGATACAGGTGTTTGTGGTATTTGTTGTGAACAATGGCCAGTAgaagtttttaattaaaacaggTTCCTAAGTATGTTCATATACAGTTGAATGTTTGTTTTCACAGGTTAAAAATGACACCATCTTATATCTGTACTGGATTCTATACATTTGACCACTATACATTTGACCACTATACATTTCAGTTTTGAGAGTCATCTGCTATTGTCAGATAAAAATTTctggagttacttcccctgtaTGTAGTTTCTATTAAACAAATAAAGCAAGGCAACCAACTGAATCAAGAATGAATGCATTGACAGtgacaaataaaatgaaagataGGACTGCCAATGGTTGTAGAATAGAAATTCTCAATACTCCAACGTCTCTttggttttatattttattgacatttcaTTACAATAATCATGACTTGGtatgacaatgattagtctatCGCCTCTCCCTCAAGTTTCTTCTTCCGTAAAGTTGCTAAACGTTCTATCCAGCGCTTCATCTTTTCCTCTGGGTCCACATGCAACTAGAAATGAAACAATATCATCATACATAGCTATTTAACTCTGATTCATCTGTTGTTATGCAAGAAACATTAATTCCcatgtacaaaatttgaaaaataaaaaaattataaaaaaagaaacattaatTCCAAGATACaaattcatgaagttttataacagaaacatttaacatttcaaAGCTATTACCATCAATTACAATCTGTTATGTGATTATGACTACACACTATTGCGATATATCTAGAGAAAGATTACATATGAATATACTTCCAAACAATAAAGAAACATTTCAAAGGAAAATATACCATTGGATCTTGACAATGAGCTTTACACATAGATATGAcactgtgacctacatttggATCTAGACAATGAGCTTTACACATAGATATGACCCTGTGACCTACATTTGGATCTAGACAATGAGCTTTACACATAGATATGAcactgtgacctacatttggATGAGATAATGTGTTGAGGTCGTGAATGATGAGAGGTTTTCTGGGTGTCATGTCAGCTCGGATCTCCCCCGCAGTACCAAACAGAAAGTCAGCCTTCTTATCATCTGTAGCAGGACGCTCCTATGAAATAAAGAGGTCAAATTAACAAAGATGTTACTTgctatatcaaaattaattattggaaattttaatgttcttctGGTGCCTCTATGGCTTTATATGTTTTAACAAATTACCATTTAAAAATTGATGCAAATAAAAGGGGTGTATAATTGAACTAAATGTGGACTAGccttttgtaaacaaaattagcAAAAAGTACACGTAGGCCATTAATCATTttgcaaaataaatcaataaaaaaaacccagaattttcatattttctgtttgCATTTGATTTGTGGTATAAAGTGAAATTGACTTCTAAAAAAGGAGGGGGCGCTTAAAGGCAGGGGgagcttattgggtcaaatacagtatatctatttgcatattattcATAAGGAGACAGCATGCTTACAGTTACCTGGTAATATGACAGACATAGTCCcttgtatataattttaaaacatctCTCAGATATAAAACCTACTGATCTCGTTGACTTGAAGCTTGTAGGGACAAAGGTTGAGCTCTCAATGTCTTTGACTGCACTGGAGAATTTCATCTGTTCCTCTACTGTTGTAGACCCGCCATACTGACTCTCTTTTATCTGGTCTTTGATTCTCTCATCTGCTGCAGCTGATGATGGAAACAGAACAGTATAATTATGGACAATACTGTACACATACGGCAGTGTGGAGAACTGAAACTCTAGT
It encodes:
- the LOC138307437 gene encoding uncharacterized protein gives rise to the protein MSSKARKQSTAKSVPEQCDEWLTTRNKRKATPLQRPIKKHKAYSAPLKETTRENQLFLLTQNSPPPPQLKTCTKQSDITSFFMSPNLTGPPDKDKFPVRSLFEDETSNDVVCFSDDSEYDNQKENHSFEYDESVRFHIDKGDYSSKKCVKDRKIDDITCLSTEKKHNFTEQSFKLKSNTSRDLINKENIVRRSPINSNRVQISTRLMEDINLELEEQEGSSSNKIERNTHEVIVQDNKRSEVKQKLTCDRFTCQVCSDDESESLDFSCGHHHRFGKESYQSGSSQLINSEEADQELDNFSLSFNTQYNT